The genomic interval ACCGGCCGGGTCCAGCTGGTCCCCAGCGTTCCGGGCTGGTCGGCAATCGACCTGATCAAGCACGTCCGTGGCCTGCTCGACTGCCCGGTCATGCTGGACAACGACGCCAACCTGGCCGCGCTGGCGATCGCTGCCGCCCGCGGAGGCACCGGCACGCTGCTGGCGGTCCAGTGGGGCGAGCGGCTGGGTGCCGGCATAGTCATCGACGGCAGACTGCACCGTGGCACCGGAGCGGCCGGTGAGATCGGCTTCATCGCCACCGGTCCGGATGACGTGATCAACCCCGAGGACAGCCGCGGACCGCTGGAGCGCGCCGTCGGGTCGGAGGCGATCGCCGCCCTCGGCCGTCAGGCCGCGCTGGATCACCCGGAGTCGCGACTGGCCGAGCTGGGCGGTGACCAGCTGGACACTGCGGATGTCTTCGCCGCTGCGGCCGAGCGGGATCCGGTAGCTCAGGCAGTAGTGCAGCAGGTCGCCCGCGCGTTCGCCCGCGCCCTGGCTCCGTCGATCCTCGTCCTGGACCCGACGGCCGTGGTCATCGGTGGCGGTGTCGCCCGCGCCGGCGCAGTGCTACTGGACGCCATCTCCGACCAGCTGCGCCTGCTGACGCTCAACCACCCGAAGCTGGAGCTGTCCGCGCTGGCCGAGGACGCCGTGGTGACCGGTGCGATGCGGATGGCGCTGGACGAGGTGTGGCAGCGCAAGCTCCCCACCCCGGCGATGACCAGCACTACTTAGGCCCCTTCGCCCCGCAGGACCGCGGCGGCGATGGCGTCCGGGCGGTCCAGGTGGACGAGGTGCGCGGAGTCCGGCAGCACCTCGATCTCCCCGCCGAGTACGTCGGCCAGCCGGCGCTGGCCCGCCAGCCAGCGGGTCGCGGTGAAGCGTGAACTGCCGCCGGTCGCCACCAGCAACACGGTCGGAGCGAGCGCGCCGACCGGTCCGGCAGTCAGCTTGGACACCTCGGCGGCCAGCTCCCAGCTGCCGGCGAGCTCGTCCCAGAACAGCAGCCACGAGTTGGCCGCGCCGTACCGGGACCTCGCGGTTGCCTTCGACAACAGGTCGTGGTCGGACCGGCTGCCGACGCGGACACTCAGCCGCCGCAGCGCCGTACCGATGACCCGCGGCAGGCCGACTCGCCCGAGGAATCGAGCCACCGCCCGCACCGCCCTGTCACCACGGCTGCCCGGGTAGAACGCACGCCACCCGGTCTCCGAGGTCAGGCTGGTGTCGACAAGCACCAACCGGGTCACCTCGAGCGGCCGCGTCAGCGCCCAGCGCAGTACGGCGAGCCCTCCGATCGAGTGCCCGACCAGTCCGATCTCCGCGTCGTGCGGTACGTCGGCAGCCGCCCGCAACGCGTCCACGTCGGACGTGATCGGCGTACGCCACGGATCGATCACGCGGACGTCCTCGTCCGGCAACAGCTCGACGACCCGGGCGAACTCCTCCGGAGTCTCGGCCAGGCCGGGCACCACGATCCAGATCACTGTCATCGAGACAAAGCTTGCCTCAGACCTGGTAGCAAAGTCCCCAGGAATAAACAGAACAGGAGCGTGGAGACCCGCTGGAGGATGCCCGGCGCGGCTACCTCCGCACCGCTCAGCGTCTCGAACGCGACCACGGACCCGAGCCAGACCTGAGTGACCAGGACTCCACCAGCGAGTACGGCGACCATCCTGCCTCTCCGGCCGTGGCGGCGCAGTACGAGCAGCACGAAGACGGCCATCGCAATGGTGCCGACGCCCGCGATGGTCGACGTTGCCTCGTGCAGTACCAACGCACCGCCGGCCTGACCGTTCGCTTGGCAGGCCGCACTGGCCGACGGCGCGCAGTCCATCGGTGAGAACGAGTCGAACATCGTGCCGACGGCGAAGACCGCAGTACCGATCAGCAACCCGGCCAGCTCACGACTCCGGCGGGCGAGCAGGACCGCGACCAACGTCAGCACGCTGCTGGACAGGTCCATCGCCCGCGCGTACAGACTGGTCGACTGGTCCCGTGCGCCGAGCTCGCTGAGGAAGGAAGTGCGGACGTCCAGCGGGAAGCCGGCCGCCGCCTCCAGCAGCAGGCTGCAGTAGAGCACGGCGGCGGCAATCAGCAGGTTGCGGACCAGCCGGTACGGGACGGCGACCATGTTCGTCAGCGTGGCATGACAACCAAAGTATTGGCTGTGGCGTCAGGGGTACGGTCGGGGTAGTGCTAGGTCGACCGAAGTCTCACGGAACTAATGGGATGATCGGCTGGTGCGGTCGGAACAAACAGCAGTGATACCGGTGTGGCAGCACCGTTCCGCGGTCTGGGTGGGCCGCGTCGTCGTGCTCGCCTCCGTCTGGTCGTTCCTCGCCATTCCGCTGCACATCGGCGCCCCGGTCCTCGTCAAGCACGTCGACATGGCGTTCGACTTCGTCGGCATCCCGGCCGGGCACACGATCTTCTCCGCCGTCTACCTCGCGGTGGTCGGCAGCGCATTGCTGCGCGGTAAGCGAGCCGCCCTGCTGTGGGTGCTCTGGGTCTTCGAGGCGCTCTGGCTCTTCGGTCTGACCGCGTACATCGCATTCAGCTCCGTCCGGCTGAGCAACCCTGGCAGCACCGAGTTGCTGTCCGATCTCGACCGCACCACCGTGCAGGATCTCGAGTGGGCGATCGTCCAGTGGGTCGTCGTAGCCGCGCTGATCGTGCTGTTGTGGAAGATCCGCGGCGCTTTCCCGGCCCGTCTCGCCCCCGGTACCCGCCGGCTCGCGGTCGGCGCCCTGGTGTTCGGCATGCTGATCTCGATCGCGGTCAGCGTCACCCTCACCCAGATCTTCCCGCGGACACTGAGCGGTCAGCGACAGAAGATCGGCTGGGCGATCATCGCCGCCCTCGGCCAGTCCCGCAGCAAGCTGGGCGGTCACGAGGGCCACGGCTGGATCGGCCTGACCGTCGGCGCGATCTCGGCGGCCTCGCTGGTGGTCGCGTTCTGGATCTTCCTCCGCTCGGTCCAACGAGTCCGGTACCTGACGCAGCCCGAAGAGCTCGGCGTACGACGGCTCCTGCTGCTGCACGGCGAGCGGGACTCTCTCGGGTACTTCGCCACCCGCCGCGACAAGGCCGTCGTGTTCTCGCCTGACAACGAGGCCGCGATCGCCTACCGGGTGGTGAACGGCGTCAGCCTGGCCAGCGGGGACCCGCTCGGCGATCCGGTCGCCTGGCCGGCCGCGATCCAGCGCTGGCTCGCCGAGGCCCGGAGGTACGGCTGGTCCCCCGCGGTCCTGTCGGCCAGCGAGGAGGCAGCGCAGGCGTACGTCGACGCGGGCCTGCGCGCGTTGTCGATGGGCGACGAGGCGATCATCGACGTCGCGGACTTCACACTCGAGGGCCGGACGATGCGCCCCGTCCGCCAGGCGGTGACGCGGGTCCAGCGGGCCGGCTACCACGCGGAGGTCGTGCGGCACGGAGACCTCTCGCCGCAGACGCTGGCGCAGTACGTGCATCTGGCCGAGAGGTGGCGGGGCGCGCGGACCGAGCGCGGATTCTCGATGGCCCTCGGGCGGCTCGGCGATCCGGCCGACGCGCGGTGCGTGATGGTCATCGCGCGCGACGCGGACGGCGTCGTCCGCGGGCTGCTGTCGTTCGTGCCGTGGGGCGTGCGGGGTGTGTCGCTGGACCTGATGCGGCGCGATCCCGAGTCCGCGAACGGCCTGATGGAGTTCATGGTCACCTCGCTGATCGAGGCGTCCGGCGATCTCGGCCTCCACCGGATCTCCCTGAACTTCGCAATGTTCCGGGAGATCTTCAGCGACGCCGAGCGGGTCGGCGCCGGTCCGGTCCTGCGCCTGACGAACGCGTTGCTCACAGGAGCCTCGCGCTTCTGGCAACTGGAGAGCCTGTACCAGTCGAACGAGAAGTACCTGCCACGCTGGTCACCGCGGCTGATGTGTTACTCGCGGGGCGCGTCGCTGGCCCAGGTGGTGCTGGCGGCCGGGACCGCGGAAGGCTTCCTGCCGGCGCCGCGGCCGTGGACCCGGGTCGACAGTGTCGAGACGGCGGAGCGGCACGCGATCATGGCGGCGGACGGACGGGCGTTCGCGAAGGCCGCACACGAGCAGGAGGAGGAGCTGCTACGACCGGCGTTGCCGGAGCGGAAGCTGACCGAGCAGGAGCAGATCCGGCGGGCCAAGCTGACCGAGCTTGTTGCAGCGGGCATCGATCCGTACCCGGTGAGCGTGCCGCGGACCGAGACGCTGGAGCGCGTCCGGGAGCTGTACCCGAACCTCCCGCCGGACCATCACACCGATCACCTGGTGTCCGTGACCGGCCGGGTGACCCGGATGCGGGACCACGGCGGGCTCGCGTTCGCGCAACTGCAGGACGGGTTGACCCAGCTGCAGGTGATGTTCACGGCCGAGGCGTGCGGCGACGTACCGCTCGATCAGTGGCGGCGGCTCGTCGACATCGGTGACCACGTCAGCGTGACCGGCGAGGTGGTGACGAGCCGGCGCGGTGAGCTGTCGATCGCGGCGACGTCGTGGGTGATGGCCGCGAAGTGCCTGCATCCGTTGCCGGACAAGCGGAAGGGGTTCACCGACCCCGAGGCGCGGGTGCGGCAGCGGCACATCGACCTGGTGATGAACCCGGACTCGCTGCGGATGATGCAGCAGCGCAGCGCCGCCGTACGGGCCCTGCGCAACGGTTTCGAGGCGCGCGGGTTCATCGAGGTGGAGACGCCGATGCTGCAGGCGGTGCACGGCGGGGCGAACGCGCGGCCGTTCGCCACCCACATCAACGCCTACGACACCGAGCTGTTTCTCCGGATCGCGCCGGAGCTGTTCCTGAAGCGGCTCAGCGTCGGTGGGATGGGCAAGATCTTCGAGCTGAACCGGAACTTCCGCAACGAGGGCGCGGACGCGACCCACAACCCGGAGTTCACCTCGGTCGAGGCCTACCAGCCGTACGCCGACTACCACGTGATGCGCGAGCTCACCCGCGAGCTGCTGATCGAGGCCGCGACCGCGGTCTTCGGCAAGCCGGTGGTACGCCGCGCCGACGACGAGATCGACATCTCCGGCGAGTGGCCCGTCGTCACCGTCCACGACGCCGTCGGCCAGGCGGCCGGTGTGGACCTCGATACGGACACCCCGGTCGAGCGACTGCGTGAGATCTGCGCGGAGCACGGAGTCCACACGACGTTCGAAATGTCGGCCGGTGAGCTGGTGCTGGAGCTGTACGACGAGCTCGTCGAGCCGAACACCGCGTTCCCGACGTTCTACACCGACTTCCCGCTGGAGACCTCGCCGCTGACCCGCAACCACCGCTCCGATCCACGGCTCGCGGAACGCTGGGATCTGGTTGCTTTCGGCGCCGAGATCGGTACGGCGTACTCCGAGCTGGTCGACCCGGTCGAACAGCGGCGCCGCCTGACCGAGCAGTCCCTGAAGGCTGCCGCGGGCGACCCCGAGGCGATGTCGCTCGACGAGGACTTCCTGTCCGCACTCGAGTACGCGATGCCGCCGACCGGTGGTCTGGGGATCGGCGTCGACCGGGTGATGATGATGCTCACCGGCCAGAACATCCGCAGCACGTTGGCGTTCCCGTTCGTTCGTCCCGCTGCTAGGGACTGACAGGTACTCTTGCTGCTTCAGGGGTGAGGGACCTGGGGGGTAGGGGATGAGGCGCTGGGCTGCGCTCTGCGTGGGGGTGTGCTTACTGGCGGGCTGTGGTGCAAAGGCGGACTCTTCGCCGAGTCCCGTGGCACCGTCTCCGAGCAGTGCTGCGCCCGCGCCGGCATCATCGGTTCCGCCGGCGGAACCGATGGGTACGGCGGCGTACCAGGCCGAACTGACCCGGATCGACCAAGTGCTGGCCGGTCCCGCGCAACGACTGACCAGGGTCCGCACAGCCGAGGGTTTGAGTGACGCCATGAACACTCTGGCGGAATCGCTCAACACGGTCTCGATCCGCCTGGCCGCCATCACGGTGACTTCACGTCTGACCGCCGTACACGGGTTGCTGCTGGTGCGGATCGGCGTGGCGGCCACGCAGCTGACGGGCCTGGCCTCGGAGACCGAGGACGACGCGCGGTGCGGCGGAGTCGCGTACACGTCGCAGAAGGTCCAGCGTCAGCTACGCACCGACCTCAGTTCCGCACTCGTGATGCTGCAGCGGATGAAGCTGACGTTCGGCAAGACGCTGCCCAACCCGGGCCCCGCTCCCGAACTGGTACGCCCGGACAACGGTGACGTCCTGGTCCGACGAGGCCCGAACGGATCGGGACAGCTCAAGATCACCAACGGCACGGCGAAGGACGTCGCGGTCTCGGTCGTCACCGACGGCCAGCCGCCCGGCAGCCCGCAGGTGATGGTGTACATCCAGGCGACGAAGTCCACCACCGTGAACAAGATCAGCGGTGCCTACCACCTCTACTTCAAGAGCGGCACGGACTGGGACCCGGACCGGCGCAAGTTCCGCTCGGACTGCGCGTTCAAGAAGTTCGACCAGACCTTCGGCCGCAACCAGGGCTGGCAGGTCAACCTCCAGCCCATGCCCAGCGGCAACGCCGACACCACCGAGGTCGAGGCCTACTGAGCTACAGGCCCAGCTTGTCCAGCAGGGAGCCCAGGAGGCCGCCCAGTCCGCCGCCGTTGCCGGGGTCATCGGGTTCGTCCGGCGTGGTGGGCGGGGCGGTCGGAGTGGTGCTGGTCGGCGGCGGCTCGGTCGGCCTGGATGTCGTCGGACGGCCGCTGGGAGTGCTGGTCGGGCGGGTTGTCGGCGCAGTGGTCGACGCAGTGGGCGGCACGGTCGGTGGCCGCTCGGTCACCGGTGCCGTCGGGCCGGTCGTCTCCACGATCTGCGGGGTCGGAGTGCCCACGGTGATCGAGGGGTCGCGCGTGGTCGTGAACCCGGTCGGCAGCTGGATCTCACCAGGCTTGGTTGCTGTCGGCAACTGCGTCGGCACGGCAGTGGGCAGGGTGCCCGGGCTCGGCGTCGCGGTCCGCGGGACGGCCGGCAGGTTCTGGCTCGGCCGGCCGGGCTCCAGGCCGGCGACCGGACTGGCCGGCTGCGGGCCACCGGCGCGGAAACCGAGATAGGCCAGCACGCAGCAACCAGCCAGCAGTACGCAGGCGCCGGCGGCGGCCTGACGGCGGCGCCGCGGATTCTGCCAGGGCGGGCGGCGGGAGGCCGAGACAGACATCGGTTTCACAGTGCCCGCAGATTATCGGCCCAAGAGTCGATTCAAACAGCCCTTGGAAGAAATTCCACGAAAGGACTTCATATTCTAGTAATTGCAAACCAATACGCGACCGTAGGAATGCAGTGTGTTAGCTGACGGCTCAGGTCAGGGCCTGCAGCCCGATGACGGACAGCAGCCGGAGCTTCTCGGCCGCCTCGGTGTTCGGCTCGGCCGTGTACACGACAAGGCGCAGATCGCTGCCCGGGACCGCGAGGACATCGCAGTCGATCGTGAACGCGCCGACCTCGGGATGCTGGATCGTCTTCCGCTCGGACCGATGGAAGCCGACGACCGGCTGGTCCCACAGCCGCGCGAAGCCGTCGTACCGGGTGCGCAGCTCGTCGATGAGCGCCTGGAGATCCGCGTCGTGCGGATAGCGCGCGAGCGACGCGCGCAGATCCGTCACCATCGCGATCCGGAAGTCCCGCTGCTGCTCCGGTGTCTGTACGACGCGATCGCCGGGCGCCACGAAGTGCCGGTAGACGATGTTGCGCCATCGCCCGTGCCACTGCGACGGGTCGCCGATCATGGCAGCGAACAGCGAGTTCCACGTGATCGCGGTCCAGGCGGCGTCGCACACACACAGCGGTGCCCCGTCCAACTGGTCGACGATCCGCTGCACACCGGGCGGGATGTACGCCGACACGCGCCCGGGTGACGGCTCCACCTCGCCGGCGAGCACGAACAGATGGTTGCGCTCGGCATCGGACAGCCGGAGCGCCCGCGCCAGTGCGGTCAGCACCTGCACGGACGGCGAGTCCGATCGGCCCTGCTCGAGCCGGACGATGTAGTCGACCGACAACCCGGCGAGCTGCGCCAGCTCCTCGCGTCGTAGTCCGGGCGCCCGACGTCTCCCGCCCGCCGGCAGACCGGCCTGCTCCGGCGTCACCCGATCGCGCCAGGCGTGCAGCGTCCTCCCGAGCTCACCCATGCCTCCAGTATTCCGCGCCCGCTCCGCATCAGCCTGGTACTGCCATTCCCTAGGACATCGCGGGTACTACCTCCTGCACACCCGTGACGAGAGGGTGAAGGCATGACCACGACACTCATCACCGGGGCGAACAGAGGCCTCGGCTACGAAACCGCCCGGCAGCTGATTGCGGCCGGACACACCGTCTACCTCGGCGCCCGCGACCCGGAGCGCGGCAAGCAGGCGGCCGCTGACCTCGGCGCGCTGTACCTGCAGCTGGATGTCACGAGCGACGAATCCGTCGACGCGGCGGCGGAACAGCTGGACTCACTCGACGTGCTGATCAACAACGCCGGCATCCCCGGTCCGCACAAGGAAGTCCGCGACCTGACCGCGGACGACTTCCACCAGGTCTTCGACCTGAACGTGTACGGCCCGGTGCGGATGATCCGCCGGTTCCTGCCGTTGCTCGAGCGCAGCGACAACCCGGTCGTCGTCAACGTCTCCAGCGGCCTCGGCTCGATCGCCACCGCCGTGGATCCGGACGCGGTCAGCACAGTGCCCGTCTGGGTGCCGGCTCCGGCGTACGGCGCCTCGAAGGCAGCGCTCAACATGCTGACCGTGCAGTACGCGCGCCAACTGCCCGGACTGCGGATCAACACCGTCGACCCGGGCTACACCGCGACCGACTTCAACGGCCGCACCGGTTACCAGACGGTCGAGGAGGGCGCGGAGATCATCGTGCGACTCGCGACGATCGACCAGGACGGTCCAACGGCGGAGTACCTGAGCCTCCACGGCACGGTCCCCTGGTGATCAGCACTCGATGACGTTGACGGCCAGGCCGCCGCGCGACGTCTCCTTGTACTTGATCTTCATGTCGGCGCCGGTCTCGCGCATGGTCTTGATGACCTTGTCGAGCGTGACCACGTGCACGCCGTCGCCGTGCATCGCCATCCGGGCGGCGTTGATCGCCTTCACCGACGCCATCGCGTTCCGCTCGATGCACGGGATCTGCACCAGCCCGCCGACCGGGTCACAGGTCAGTCCGAGGTTGTGCTCCATCGCGATCTCGGCGGCGTTCTCGACCTGTTGCGGCGTACCGCCGAGGACCTCGCACAGGCCGGCGGCGGCCATCGAGCAGGCGGACCCGACCTCGCCCTGGCAGCCGACCTCGGCGCCGGAGATCGACGCGTTCTCCTTGTACAGCACGCCGATCGCGCCGGCGGTCAGCAGGAACCGGACGGCGCCGTCCTCGGTGGAACCGGGCACGAAGCGCCGGTAGTAGTGCAGTACGGCGGGAATGATGCCCGCGGCACCGTTCGTCGGCGCGGTGACGATCCGGCCGCCGGAGGCGTTCTGCTCGTTCACCGCGAGGGCGAACAGGTTGACCCAGTCCATCACCTTGAGCGGATCCACCGACCAGGGGTCCTGGGTGAGCTTGGTGTGCAAGGCGTGCGCCCGGCGCGGCACCTTGAGGCCGCCCGGCAGGATCCCCTCGGTCTCACAGCCCTCGCGGACACAGTCCTGCATCACCTGCCAGATGTGCAGCAGGCCGGTGCGGATCTCGTCCTCGGTCCGCCAGGCCAGCTCGTTCGCGAGCATCACCTCGCTGATCGACAGCTGGGACTCGCGGCACCGTTCGAGCAGCTCGGCGCCGGTGGTGAACGGGTACTTCAGCGGAGTGGTGTCCGGCACGATCCGGTCGCCCGCGGCGGCGTTCTCGTCGACGACGAAGCCACCGCCGACCGAGTAGTACGTGCGCTCCCGCAGTACTGCGCCGGCGGCGTCGCGGGCGACGAACATCATCCCGTTCGGGTGGTACGGGAGGGCCTTGCGGCGGTGCATGACCAGGTCGGCGTTCTCGTCGAACGCGATCTCGTGGTCGCCGGCCAGCACGATCCGGCCGCGCTCGCGGATCGTCTCGACCCGGGCATCGACCGAGTGCGTGACGACAGTCTCGGGGTCGGCGCCCTCGAGACCGAGCAGGACCGCCTTGTTGCTGCCGTGGCCGTGCCCGGTGGCCCCGAGCGAACCGAAGAGCTGGGCCTCGACCCGCGTCGTCGCGGCCAGCAGGCCGTCGGCGGCGAGGCCGAGTGCGAAGGTGCGGGCGGCGCGCATCGGTCCCACGGTGTGGGAGCTCGACGGGCCGATCCCGATACTGAACAGGTCGAAGACGCTGATCGCCATCGTGTGGAGGTTCCTTCCGGTCGTCGTTGACCGTTTGGTGTCCTCCCCGCTCTGTCAGACGGACGTCTTCCAGAGGTGCCTCGCCCGCGCGGTGAAGGTGCCTGAGAGATTCTTGGGGAGAGTTGCTCCTACGGCGCCCGAGTCAGGCCCGGGGCTCTCCCGCACGGGTTCATGCGGCTGTTGAGTTGAGTGACGCTGTGGACGGTACGGCGCTGCGGCTGTCAACGTCAATCCGGCCCGGCCGCCCCTAACGAACCCTCAAGGTCCGTTGGGGGGCACGCGGGGTTCGTCCCTGATGCCGGTAGCAAGCGATTGCCGAAGGATCGAACGTATGACGTTCATCCGACGCGCCCTGGCCGGCGCCGTAGTACTCGGCGTCGCAGCGGCCGGACTGACCACCGCCGCCTCCGCGACCAGCCCGCAAGTCCACTGGACCGACTGCCAACCCGAGGGCGACGACGATCCCGCGGTGGTGAAGGGCTCGCAGTGCGCGACGCTCCAACTGCCCGTCGACTGGCGGAACCCGGGCGGACCGACGTTCGGCCTGGCGATCGCCCGCCGTACCGCGAAAGGCGACCGGATCGGCGTCCTGGTGTTCGGGCCGGGTGGGCCCGGAGACTCCGGCGTCGACCGGATCAAGACCGGGATGAGCCGGTTCAGCGCGAACCTCCAGGACCGCTTCGACATCGTCAGCTTCGACCCGCGGGGTGTGGCTCGCAGCAATCCGGTGCAGTGCTCGGCCGCACTGCTCGCCGAGCAGCCGTCGCCGATCATCACCAGCAAGGCCGACTTCACCGCGACGATCAGCTACAACCGGCAGCTCGCCACGGACTGCCGCGAGCACACCGGTCCGCTCTACGACCACATCGACACCTGGCAGACAGTTCGTGACGTCGACGCGGTACGCCGGGCGCTCGGTGAGTCCACGATCTCGTTCCACGGCAGCTCGTACGGGACGCTGCTCGGTGCGCAGTATGCCGAGACGTACCCGAACCGGGTCCGCGCGATGGTGGTGGAGAGCGTGATCGACCACGGCTCACCTACTACGAAGAGCTTCCTCGACGTCCAGGCGTCCGCGGCGCAGGACTCGTTCGACGAGTTCGTGAAGTGGTGTGACGCGTCGACAAGCTGCGTGCTCCATGGCCGCGACATTCATGCTCTGTGGGCAGATCTGCTGGCGCGGTCGAGTGATCCGTTCAAGTTGAGCTTCCAGGTGTTCCGACTGCTCTACGACCCGGAGTGGTCCGCACTGGCCCAGACGCTGAAGGACCTCGAGACCCCGTCAGCAGCCGCCGTCCCGAGTGGGCTGGCGCAGAATCCGCTGGCCGTGTTCTGCCAGGACTGGAACCTTCCGGTGAAGGACTACCGCGAGTACGCCGCACACCTGCAGCGGCTCGCCCGGAACAACCCGGACATGCGGTACCCCGGTCAGCTGATGGCGGTGTCGATGTGTCTCGGTGCGCCGAAGGCGAACAACCCGCAGCACGTGCTGAAGGTGCACGGACTCAAGACGCCAGTGCTGCTCGCCAACGCGATCCACGACCCTGCGACGCCGTACCGCATGGCGCAGAGCGTGCAGCGTCAGCTCGGCCGGTCCGGCGTGCTGCTCACGTACGAAGGCTGGGGACACGGGAGCTACAACTCGAGCCCCTGCATGCAGACCACCATCGACGACTACCTGATCACGCGGGACGTACCGAAGCGCGGCAGCAGCTGCGCCGCCGTACCACCGGTTGGCTGAAGCTCAGACCGGTACGCCGGTGACTTCGAGGACGCGGTCGAGCTGGTCGCCACGGACCAGCCGGCCCGACATCAGCCGGAGCTCCCGGCAGGCGATCTCCAGTGCCTGCGACTGGGTCCGGCAGTTGTCGACGAACCAGAACGGGTCGTCGGGCTGCGGATCGTCGGCGTCGTCGATGTCGGCGTACCAGTGCCGGCTGCCGTAGTGCACTACTCGCACTCGTAGATTCATGCTGACTACTCCCCGTACCCAGGGATCCTGGGTCCCCCCTGGCCCCAGTCGGGGCCGCCTCGGCTGGGCGCGTGGGACGCGGCCCCCCACTAGCCACGCGCCCAGCCGAGTTCGACCCTCCCCCGCTCTGTACATCGTGCTGAGCTGGGAAGTGTTACTGGTTGTGACGCTTAATTTTGAGCGATCGCTTGATTACTTCA from Kribbella sp. NBC_00709 carries:
- a CDS encoding alpha/beta fold hydrolase; amino-acid sequence: MTVIWIVVPGLAETPEEFARVVELLPDEDVRVIDPWRTPITSDVDALRAAADVPHDAEIGLVGHSIGGLAVLRWALTRPLEVTRLVLVDTSLTSETGWRAFYPGSRGDRAVRAVARFLGRVGLPRVIGTALRRLSVRVGSRSDHDLLSKATARSRYGAANSWLLFWDELAGSWELAAEVSKLTAGPVGALAPTVLLVATGGSSRFTATRWLAGQRRLADVLGGEIEVLPDSAHLVHLDRPDAIAAAVLRGEGA
- a CDS encoding ROK family transcriptional regulator; translated protein: MSKGTVGGGGTTMLRRINVASVLDAVRRSAPAPLRVAELVERTGLARPTVAQAVDELLDAGWLQQHGPDSADRSLGRPAIRVSLRGRAAPVLGLDVGPHRVTVGVSDLAGRKLSLVRRSGPGWTAQELLGVIGEVITEALAEAEVPAEDVAAAVAASPGIVDEHTGRVQLVPSVPGWSAIDLIKHVRGLLDCPVMLDNDANLAALAIAAARGGTGTLLAVQWGERLGAGIVIDGRLHRGTGAAGEIGFIATGPDDVINPEDSRGPLERAVGSEAIAALGRQAALDHPESRLAELGGDQLDTADVFAAAAERDPVAQAVVQQVARAFARALAPSILVLDPTAVVIGGGVARAGAVLLDAISDQLRLLTLNHPKLELSALAEDAVVTGAMRMALDEVWQRKLPTPAMTSTT
- a CDS encoding L-serine ammonia-lyase; amino-acid sequence: MAISVFDLFSIGIGPSSSHTVGPMRAARTFALGLAADGLLAATTRVEAQLFGSLGATGHGHGSNKAVLLGLEGADPETVVTHSVDARVETIRERGRIVLAGDHEIAFDENADLVMHRRKALPYHPNGMMFVARDAAGAVLRERTYYSVGGGFVVDENAAAGDRIVPDTTPLKYPFTTGAELLERCRESQLSISEVMLANELAWRTEDEIRTGLLHIWQVMQDCVREGCETEGILPGGLKVPRRAHALHTKLTQDPWSVDPLKVMDWVNLFALAVNEQNASGGRIVTAPTNGAAGIIPAVLHYYRRFVPGSTEDGAVRFLLTAGAIGVLYKENASISGAEVGCQGEVGSACSMAAAGLCEVLGGTPQQVENAAEIAMEHNLGLTCDPVGGLVQIPCIERNAMASVKAINAARMAMHGDGVHVVTLDKVIKTMRETGADMKIKYKETSRGGLAVNVIEC
- a CDS encoding SDR family NAD(P)-dependent oxidoreductase; translated protein: MTTTLITGANRGLGYETARQLIAAGHTVYLGARDPERGKQAAADLGALYLQLDVTSDESVDAAAEQLDSLDVLINNAGIPGPHKEVRDLTADDFHQVFDLNVYGPVRMIRRFLPLLERSDNPVVVNVSSGLGSIATAVDPDAVSTVPVWVPAPAYGASKAALNMLTVQYARQLPGLRINTVDPGYTATDFNGRTGYQTVEEGAEIIVRLATIDQDGPTAEYLSLHGTVPW
- a CDS encoding helix-turn-helix transcriptional regulator → MGELGRTLHAWRDRVTPEQAGLPAGGRRRAPGLRREELAQLAGLSVDYIVRLEQGRSDSPSVQVLTALARALRLSDAERNHLFVLAGEVEPSPGRVSAYIPPGVQRIVDQLDGAPLCVCDAAWTAITWNSLFAAMIGDPSQWHGRWRNIVYRHFVAPGDRVVQTPEQQRDFRIAMVTDLRASLARYPHDADLQALIDELRTRYDGFARLWDQPVVGFHRSERKTIQHPEVGAFTIDCDVLAVPGSDLRLVVYTAEPNTEAAEKLRLLSVIGLQALT
- a CDS encoding DUF998 domain-containing protein, with product MVAVPYRLVRNLLIAAAVLYCSLLLEAAAGFPLDVRTSFLSELGARDQSTSLYARAMDLSSSVLTLVAVLLARRSRELAGLLIGTAVFAVGTMFDSFSPMDCAPSASAACQANGQAGGALVLHEATSTIAGVGTIAMAVFVLLVLRRHGRRGRMVAVLAGGVLVTQVWLGSVVAFETLSGAEVAAPGILQRVSTLLFCLFLGTLLPGLRQALSR
- the lysX gene encoding bifunctional lysylphosphatidylglycerol synthetase/lysine--tRNA ligase LysX, with amino-acid sequence MWQHRSAVWVGRVVVLASVWSFLAIPLHIGAPVLVKHVDMAFDFVGIPAGHTIFSAVYLAVVGSALLRGKRAALLWVLWVFEALWLFGLTAYIAFSSVRLSNPGSTELLSDLDRTTVQDLEWAIVQWVVVAALIVLLWKIRGAFPARLAPGTRRLAVGALVFGMLISIAVSVTLTQIFPRTLSGQRQKIGWAIIAALGQSRSKLGGHEGHGWIGLTVGAISAASLVVAFWIFLRSVQRVRYLTQPEELGVRRLLLLHGERDSLGYFATRRDKAVVFSPDNEAAIAYRVVNGVSLASGDPLGDPVAWPAAIQRWLAEARRYGWSPAVLSASEEAAQAYVDAGLRALSMGDEAIIDVADFTLEGRTMRPVRQAVTRVQRAGYHAEVVRHGDLSPQTLAQYVHLAERWRGARTERGFSMALGRLGDPADARCVMVIARDADGVVRGLLSFVPWGVRGVSLDLMRRDPESANGLMEFMVTSLIEASGDLGLHRISLNFAMFREIFSDAERVGAGPVLRLTNALLTGASRFWQLESLYQSNEKYLPRWSPRLMCYSRGASLAQVVLAAGTAEGFLPAPRPWTRVDSVETAERHAIMAADGRAFAKAAHEQEEELLRPALPERKLTEQEQIRRAKLTELVAAGIDPYPVSVPRTETLERVRELYPNLPPDHHTDHLVSVTGRVTRMRDHGGLAFAQLQDGLTQLQVMFTAEACGDVPLDQWRRLVDIGDHVSVTGEVVTSRRGELSIAATSWVMAAKCLHPLPDKRKGFTDPEARVRQRHIDLVMNPDSLRMMQQRSAAVRALRNGFEARGFIEVETPMLQAVHGGANARPFATHINAYDTELFLRIAPELFLKRLSVGGMGKIFELNRNFRNEGADATHNPEFTSVEAYQPYADYHVMRELTRELLIEAATAVFGKPVVRRADDEIDISGEWPVVTVHDAVGQAAGVDLDTDTPVERLREICAEHGVHTTFEMSAGELVLELYDELVEPNTAFPTFYTDFPLETSPLTRNHRSDPRLAERWDLVAFGAEIGTAYSELVDPVEQRRRLTEQSLKAAAGDPEAMSLDEDFLSALEYAMPPTGGLGIGVDRVMMMLTGQNIRSTLAFPFVRPAARD